From Spodoptera frugiperda isolate SF20-4 chromosome 27, AGI-APGP_CSIRO_Sfru_2.0, whole genome shotgun sequence:
AATATTTCGAAATGACAGATAAGTGCCGCTCCATCCTGTCAGTGATTACACCGGCTTTACGAATGGCCCTAACTCTGGCTCAAATGCAGTTCATGTTCCTGACTAACAAAGACATAGAATCAGGCACGTTCAAACTCATACAGAGATTTGGTTTTATGCATATGGTGGCAACGAATCTATGCGAATGGTTGTACGTGCTGGTAGAAGAAACGAAGCATGAAATACATCATTTGGAGCATACGATACTAGCCCCAGTTAATGGAACCCAGCACGTTGCTGATGTCATTCCATGCAGGAGGTCTAACATCATGGGTGCACTTCTACAAAATGCTGCACCTTTCCTCTTCCCTTGCACGATCGAGTATTCCCTGATTTGTGCCGTCATATTGTACGAAATGTGGAAAGAGGTAGTTATTAATACATcacctttaaatatttaaagtatttgcACGAGCTGTAAGTAATAAACTAATACAATTACAGGTCAAATGTACTCCAGAAGACTTTGAGAAGAAATTCAATGCTCCTAAAAGTAAATCTCGAAACAACTCAGTGACGCCTGAGAAAATTCTACAGCAGTTTGGTAATATTCCACTTTACTACAACTACATTTTTTGGAGGTCTCAAATCTTTAATTACCGAAAATGTTTCAAATACGTTATTAAAATCTTTTGGTCCATCCATAACAATCAAATTGACCTGATTTTCTTTTTCAGCTGGTATGTTAGGCGTAAGTTCTCCCCACGGCAGTCGCACCGCTCTCCACCACTTCTCCGTCGACTGCTCACATGCCCACCGTGGTCTCTTCGCTGGGATCTTAATCATCGTCTTCACCATCATTTCGCTCATCATGTTCTTCGTATTGGCTCACAATCAAGAATTTATCACTGTAACTATTTACACTATCAATGATATAATtgatattattctttatttcttcttcAACATGAATGTTTTCTTTGCAGGACGCCATTTTTGAAGTAAACGTCTGCGAGTTGATTTTATACTCATTATCTTTGATAGCTTGTATGACAGCTTTGATACAAATGAGAGCATTAGCTTATAAAAGGAAATCTAAAGGTTTGTCccttgattattttttaatatattatgattttatttattctattaacaTCTCAGTGGTAGTACTAATCGTGTGTTCTGTTTCCTTCTTAGCTCTACTAGGCCTTGATCCCTTCCTATTGATCCTGGCGCAATCTGGAATGTTCGTATACTGCATGTTCAGTCTCATTGGAAGTCATCACACTCAGGATTTGAAAGACAGTGTTGGTTTAACTGGATTCTTCTCCGAATTCCTGTCTCTCAACCAGGTAAGCTCCAAATAGTACGTAAGTTATCACTTGGTACCATTGGTTAATATATCAACATTAACGGCGCgttattatgattaaaattacCGATGTAAAGTGATGGaaacgagccgtagaattttgacataagctccatacaaaatgtgtcaaaattctacggctcgtaacaataccgatcggtagtttaaaCAAATTGGAACGCGCCGCTATAGATTACACGATTcgattttaattgttttttattatgattaagaTTATGATGAGAAGGGAAGGAAAAGAGTGATAGATTTAACAACGTTTTTGTTATTAGATAAGATGTTCCTTATACCAATACTGTAATCTCCAAAATTCGTTTATAGATGATCACAACCACAAGCGATTCCCGTAACAAAAACCCTTTATTGattctataaataatttcataataagaACGTCAATTCAAAACTCCAGTCCATTTCATTCAGAGCACATTTGCTCTACTAAGCCAGTTTGCTTTTTCCAGACTATTCTGCAAACTTTATTCATAATTGACGCTTGGTGGCGTCGCAGCACTACGTCGGAACAGCGGAGAAATAAACCGGGACGACAGCTCGTCACCTTCCTACTGGTCGCTAACATGGCGATGTGGGCCATCAATACACTGGAGAAGGTACGCTTTTGTAATTGTACGATGGTAATATGTTTGTTAAGGTTGTTTTGTTAAGATTCTGTAGATAGGTGGTAAAGAGAATATTAAggtgatataataatatgtttattcgTCTTTTAAGGCGGTTTAAAGATTGGGCATATATGTACGTACTTTTAGGTGGTGTAGTGGtggtgttatgttatgtttggtgatattttaaactattttttttatgatagtCGATAAACAATTAGTCTAATGGTAACACAGAATAGACAAAATAATTCTgtggatggtaagcaatcgccgccgcccatggttacctaaaacaccagaagcgttacaagtgcgttaccggctttttagcggttaagaatttaagggttgttgggaaattggggaTTAGGATTATTGGGAATAATTGGGcgtccgataacctcacttacagaACGAAACGTCTATTGTCTGTGAtaccttggtatcactccggtccattcgtgccgaagcatgactctcctacacttaaaacatattatataaaactttatgCTATCCCCTTTAAATTCCAGAGTCGCGCCGAATTCCGTCCAGCACACCTAACGTTCTACGGTCCTTGGGCATGGACCATCATCACCCACGTCTCCATGCCACTGGCCATCTTCTACCGGTTCCACTCCACCATCTGCCTCTTCGAGATCTGGAAGAACTGCTTTAAGAATAAGCCTATATACTTAAacgtttaattttaagtaattaattattattgtctatGAAGTGATAAGAAAAAGGATACAATTtaattgtaatgaaaataaaatatttcgtacCTGATTgtacttgttttatttaaaggaaTAGGTTGCAATGCGCATACTAAATGTAACTAAGTTTCCTTCAGTTATGTTACTAGTtactatataaataaatcattaaataaacCCCATGTAAAAAAGGGTGAAAGAATATAGTTGAGTGCACGGTTGGTGACAACCGGCTACCGCACAACATGTAGCGGgtgcgagttcgattcccgcacagagtaACTCTTcatgattcacaaattgttgttatggGTCTGACTGTATTgcgcatgtgaaattgtatgcttGTATACGCACCCACGATATAAGACAAAATCtgagtgtggggcaacgttctgaaaaaactaactaaaaattgAAAGTATTCTTCATCCCACTATAGACGCACCTGTCTGCCTGTATAGAGTGTGATACAGTTCTAAAGGTCAAGAACCCCAAGAAAGGATTAAATCATAGTAGTGATATTGGataaacccgaaacaacatcgTGCTTGTTTTCATCATTTTCACAGGGCCATTGTATATTTACCCTCTCGACAGTCAAAATATAAAGACCAAGTTACTTTTACAAAGATTTCTTTGTTGACTCGTCCGCTGATACATGGTGCATTGCTATCATAATACGCTGGATTAAAActataaggtaacctaaccaaataaggcctatgccccaataaagcctattttgaaaatttccctcttcccgatgtcaaatggtcgccaaagtttgtagaagtgtgcatgcacattacttaactaatttgagcacagcaagcaacccgtgccgcgattatgttggaacctacagacgaaaacaatcacgacgtggagcgcactttagtttttataaaattcgcgtagcgtaaactgttagtatttttatatttatcagtatacgacgtgccgtgttttgtctgtatgagaattatacatttagccatctcctcacattagtgaaatagctataatatctgtgtatttcatataatcgttgttttgtttacctatgtgccatgtcctaataaagcctacgaaaaaacgtgtaggccttattacggcatagttgtttttcagtaatttcatagaaaacggatcaccagcttctgtcaaaaagaaagccaatggattttgcaaaagatggaaaacgctgttaaaatggtagaaaggggtaaacggggtgaatagatacagtaaaggggtgaatggatatcgggaaattcttcatagtatctattcacccttcgaattttatgcaccctattttacccggtaggctgctgaagccagatataacttccaaagaagtacgcatcatctaaagagtggtttccactacacgaaagctaggtcggtcgctaaattggctacagaacaagaagttattctcattcgtttaactgatgctggggtaccgatgacttcaaagatgttacttgggtattacatgatgagaaactcgtttagcctgatgtataatgaccaaaattaattaataagatctcattacatttattataagcattgacaaagttttgttataattaagaagttgaatacttactagtttttattgaggccttattaagacatagggttcccaataaggccaaagtgacactt
This genomic window contains:
- the LOC118263704 gene encoding proton channel OtopLc isoform X2, with translation MSPTNRSPLCEPTDLHPGVTVTDMDTVHEENDNDSDESSYSDLGRLRERTKAMLGTPAEPLVQLSHSQPNSRRMSSDIEAKLAANLNTRRPSAIIAAFRRPSQALALCAATQRRFLSELSPHSRTSVASTSHENPPSAAEILGHEALSKALSALYAKLLVVLGLAFPITEVIAGGVPDGYYQGFYLYLYLVSLIFVVFQYVNIMRQKAVNLIIHDYEDTLKEDRNGKTTPGEKPKIIKENISRYGSFYLRLGGIAFGIGSMVYSGLELGEYFEMTDKCRSILSVITPALRMALTLAQMQFMFLTNKDIESGTFKLIQRFGFMHMVATNLCEWLYVLVEETKHEIHHLEHTILAPVNGTQHVADVIPCRRSNIMGALLQNAAPFLFPCTIEYSLICAVILYEMWKEVKCTPEDFEKKFNAPKSKSRNNSVTPEKILQQFAGMLGVSSPHGSRTALHHFSVDCSHAHRGLFAGILIIVFTIISLIMFFVLAHNQEFITDAIFEVNVCELILYSLSLIACMTALIQMRALAYKRKSKALLGLDPFLLILAQSGMFVYCMFSLIGSHHTQDLKDSVGLTGFFSEFLSLNQTILQTLFIIDAWWRRSTTSEQRRNKPGRQLVTFLLVANMAMWAINTLEKSRAEFRPAHLTFYGPWAWTIITHVSMPLAIFYRFHSTICLFEIWKNCFKNKPIYLNV
- the LOC118263704 gene encoding proton channel OtopLc isoform X1, which translates into the protein MPKMSPTNRSPLCEPTDLHPGVTVTDMDTVHEENDNDSDESSYSDLGRLRERTKAMLGTPAEPLVQLSHSQPNSRRMSSDIEAKLAANLNTRRPSAIIAAFRRPSQALALCAATQRRFLSELSPHSRTSVASTSHENPPSAAEILGHEALSKALSALYAKLLVVLGLAFPITEVIAGGVPDGYYQGFYLYLYLVSLIFVVFQYVNIMRQKAVNLIIHDYEDTLKEDRNGKTTPGEKPKIIKENISRYGSFYLRLGGIAFGIGSMVYSGLELGEYFEMTDKCRSILSVITPALRMALTLAQMQFMFLTNKDIESGTFKLIQRFGFMHMVATNLCEWLYVLVEETKHEIHHLEHTILAPVNGTQHVADVIPCRRSNIMGALLQNAAPFLFPCTIEYSLICAVILYEMWKEVKCTPEDFEKKFNAPKSKSRNNSVTPEKILQQFAGMLGVSSPHGSRTALHHFSVDCSHAHRGLFAGILIIVFTIISLIMFFVLAHNQEFITDAIFEVNVCELILYSLSLIACMTALIQMRALAYKRKSKALLGLDPFLLILAQSGMFVYCMFSLIGSHHTQDLKDSVGLTGFFSEFLSLNQTILQTLFIIDAWWRRSTTSEQRRNKPGRQLVTFLLVANMAMWAINTLEKSRAEFRPAHLTFYGPWAWTIITHVSMPLAIFYRFHSTICLFEIWKNCFKNKPIYLNV